One genomic window of Ctenopharyngodon idella isolate HZGC_01 chromosome 18, HZGC01, whole genome shotgun sequence includes the following:
- the si:ch1073-390k14.1 gene encoding deoxyribodipyrimidine photo-lyase produces the protein MSVGKDLKYVSQVRELLRELMLGREDPDGFFCLCLSLLGDSDTRTHFLDVIKPLSFGHEHLHSQLTQIFLEYFSKDEADELELALTLSLNETKQIKRDFRQQDSDHLPNVPPCYKSYADMTTVTSGADQPKVSVASKNQPIAKWTLDTEVHKTTCAIKNINKDDDLKVAKSTRSQRRRLRKKQLLLKNPSGPRPVLLWFRRDLRMWDNPALIGCLELGAPVIPVFLWNAVEEEGPGVTVATGGASKYWLHQALVSLNLSLEQLGSHLVTLKAESSSLTALQGLIAETGAASVVATALYEPWLKERDDSVWETLEKQGVNCHIYHSYCLRDPYTVTTRGVGLRGIGSVSHFMSCCQQNPVSGLGAPLDAPSALPAPSTWPQGCPLIDLELARMPRRKDGTEIDWAMNIRKSWDFSEEGAQAHLEAFLRDGVYRYEKESSRADAPNTSSLSPYLHFGQLSARSLLCDARGARCRSPKFQRKLAWRDLAYWQLCLFPDLPWESLRPPYKAMRWSSDRVHLKAWQRGFTGYPLVDAAMRQLWQTGWMNNYMRHVVASFLIAYLHIPWQEGYRWFQDTLVDADVAIDAMMWQNGGMCGLDHWNFVMHPVDAALTCDPYGTYVRQWCPELKALPDDLIHKPWKCPASMLHRAGVVLGGNYPERVVIDLEERRAQSLQDVASVRRHFREFVDQRSGCDLVPLPARLVQETLGSMEDVVRHEGTGFLLPVITRLEFKHHSEDPDMQDNPYSAVLKGYVSRKRDETIAFLNERDFTASVMCENTQRRERLERDCCLLEGLPQPSASRGQARRTPTRDPYSKVPGGVAIPHR, from the exons ATGTCTGTAGGCAAAGATTTGAAGTACGTGTCTCAGGTCCGTGaactcctgagagagctgatgTTGGGTCGTGAGGATCCGGACGGGTttttctgtctgtgtttgtctcTGCTGGGGGACTCAGACACCCGAACACACTTTCTGGACGTGATCAAACCCCTTTCATTCGGACATGAACATCTACACAGTCAGCTGACTCAAATCTTTCTGGAGTACTTCTCTAAG GATGAAGCAGATGAATTAGAGCTGGCCTTAACACTGTCTCTTAATGAAACCAAACAAATCAAAAGAGATTTTAGGCAGCAGGATTCAGACCATCTCCCTAATGTGCCTCCCTGTTACAAAAGCTATGCTGACATGACTACAGTAACTTCAGGTGCTGATCAGCCAAAAGTCAGTGTAGCTTCAAAGAACCAGCCTATTGCAAAATGGACACTAGATACTGAAGTACATAAAACTACATGTgccattaaaaacataaataaagacGATGATCTCAAAGTTGCAAAGTCAACGAGGTCACAAAGGCGTCGTCTGCGTAAGAAGCAACTTTTGTTGAAAAACCCATCAGGACCTCGACCCGTTCTGCTGTGGTTCAGAAGGGACCTCCGCATGTGGGATAAccctgctctgattggctgcctGGAGCTTGGTGCACCAGTCATACCAGTCTTTTTGTGGAATGCAGTGGAGGAGGAGGGGCCTGGGGTTACCGTCGCAACTGGTGGGGCGTCTAAATACTGGCTGCATCAGGCACTAGTGAGTCTAAACCTTTCTCTGGAGCAGCTTGGCAGTCACTTGGTGACCCTGAAGGCAGAGTCCTCATCTTTGACAGCGCTGCAGGGGTTGATTGCTGAGACGGGGGCAGCATCGGTTGTGGCAACGGCCCTGTATGAGCCGTGGCTGAAGGAAAGAGATGACAGCGTGTGGGAGACACTGGAGAAACAAGGTGTTAATTGCCACATCTACCATTCCTACTGCCTTAGAGACCCCTACACGGTCACCACACGGGGCGTCGGGCTACGAG GTATCGGCTCCGTCTCTCACTTTATGAGCTGCTGCCAGCAGAACCCTGTCAGTGGACTGGGAGCTCCACTGGATGCCCCCAGTGCCCTGCCTGCTCCCTCAACATGGCCGCAGGGATGCCCGCTTATAGATCTGGAGCTTGCACGCATGCCACGCAGGAAAGATGGCACAGAG ATTGACTGGGCCATGAACATTCGGAAATCGTGGGACTTCAGTGAAGAAGGAGCTCAGGCCCATCTTGAGGCCTTCCTGCGAGATG GTGTGTACCGTTATGAAAAGGAGTCAAGTCGTGCAGATGCCCCCAACACCAGCTCTCTATCTCCATATCTGCACTTTGGGCAGCTGAGTGCACGCAGCCTATTATGTGACGCCCGTGGAGCTCGCTGCAGATCTCCCAAATTCCAGCGCAAATTGGCCTGGAGGGACTTGGCGTACTGGCAGCTGTGCCTTTTCCCAGACCTGCCCTGGGAGTCCCTCAGGCCACCGTATAAG GCTATGCGCTGGAGTTCAGATCGTGTCCATCTGAAGGCCTGGCAGCGTGGATTCACAGGGTACCCGCTGGTAGATGCAGCAATGAGACAGCTGTGGCAAACTGGCTGGATGAACAACTACATGAGACATGTGGTGGCCTCCTTCCTTATTGCTTATTTGCATATTCCCTGGCAAGAAGGATACCGCTGGTTTCAG GACACGTTGGTAGACGCTGATGTTGCCATAGATGCCATGATGTGGCAGAATGGAGGAATGTGTGGACTGGATCATTGGAACTTCGTCATGCACCCTGTTGATGCAGCACTGACCTGTGACCCCTATGGCACCTATGTGCGGCAGTGGTGTCCTGAACTGAAGGCACTTCCCGATGACCTCATCCATAAGCCCTGGAAGTGTCCAGCGTCAATGCTGCATAGGGCAG GTGTGGTTTTAGGGGGCAACTACCCAGAGCGGGTTGTTATTGACCTTGAGGAGCGACGTGCACAGTCTCTGCAGGATGTTGCGTCAGTGCGGAGGCATTTTAGAGAGTTTGTAGACCAGCGATCAGGCTGTGACCTGGTGCCTCTGCCTGCCAGGCTGGTGCAGGAAACTCTGGGCAGTATGGAGGATGTTGTGAGGCATGAAGGAActgggttcctcctcccagtcATCACACGCTTGGAGTTTAAACACCATTCAGAGGATCCAGACATGCAAGACAACCCATACAGCGCTGTACTAAAGGGCTACGTCAGTCGCAAACGAGACGAAACCATTGCCTTCCTAAACGAGCGAGACTTCACAGCCAGCGTGATGTGTGAGAACACACAGCGTAGAGAGAGGTTAGAGAGGGACTGTTGTCTTCTGGAGGGTCTACCTCAGCCCTCAGCCTCACGTGGCCAGGCCAGGCGTACCCCAACCAGAGACCCTTACAGCAAAGTGCCTGGAGGTGTCGCTATTCCCCACAGATAA